GTGCACTTCCGCCAGCCGGGGTTCGAGCACAAGGAGGACTTCGGCACCGGCAGCGCCGCGGCCGCCTGCGGCGGCGTCACCACGGTCTGCGACATGCCGAACACGCACCCGCCGGTGACGAGCGCCGGGCGGTTCCGGGCCAAGCGCGACCTCGTGCGCGGCACATCGCACGTGGACTACGGGCTGTGGGCCGGCGGCACCGACGTCGCCGAGCTGGCGGCGATGGCCGGGCTCGGCGCCGTCGGGGTCAAGGTCTACCTGAACCGGTCACACCGTGACGACGACCCGTACACCGACGAGCTGTCGACGCCGGACGACGACACCCTGCGGGCGGTGTTCCGGGCCTGCGCGGAGCGGGCGGTGCCGGTCGCGGTGCACGTCGCGGACCACGAGCGGGAGGTGGCGCTGCGGGCGGAACTGCGTGCGGCCGGGACGGCCGACGCGCGGCTGGTGTGCCGGTCGTACCGGGGCGACGGCGTCCTGGCCGCGCTCGCCCGGGTGCTGGCGGCCGCGGCCGACACCGGCTGCCGCGTCCACATCGCGCACGCGTCGCTCGCTCCGGTCGCCGCGCTCGACCTGATCGCCGCCGCCCGCCGCTCCGGCGTCCGCGTCACCGCCGAGTGCGGCCCGCCCGCGCTGCTCGAGGACGACCTCGCCCGCCTCGGCGTCCTCGGGGTGCCGTTCGCGTTCCCGGCCTCGGAGGCCGAGACGTACTGGGCCGCGCTCGCCGACGGGCGGGTCGACCTGGTGGCCACCGACCACGCGCCGCACTCCCAGGCGGACAAGGCGGCCGGCCGCGACGACCTGTGGGCGGCGCCGCCGGGCTACCCGGGCGTCGAGACCGTCCTGCCGTTGCTGGTCGACGCGGTGCTGGCCGGGCGGCTGAGCTGGTCGCGGCTGGCCGCGCTGACCAGCGCCGCGCCCGCCCGGCTGGGCGGCCTGGCCGGCAAGGGCGCGATCGAGCGCGGCCGCGACGCCGACCTCGTCGTCGTCGACCCCGCCGCCACCACGACCGTCGACGCGGCCCGGCTGCACAGCCGCGCGGGCTGGTCGCCGTTCGACGGCCGCCGCCTGGCCGGCGCGGTCGTCGCCACCTACCTGCGCGGCCGTGAGATCGCCCGCGGCGGCGAGCTGCTGCCCGGCGCGCCGGCCGGGCGGTTCCTGACACCCGGAGGACGCGCGTGAGGATCGGGCTGCACTACAGCTTCCAGGCCGGGCCGGGCGAGTCCGGCCACCGGGTGGTGGAGCGCGGGCTGCGCGACATCGCCGCCGCCGACGCGCGCGGGTTCTCGTCGGTGCTCTTCGCCGAGCACCACTTCCTCGACGACGGCTGGCTGCCGCGCCCGATGCTGCTGGCCGCCGCTGCCGCCGCGGTGACGTCGCGGATGCGGATCGGCACCGACATCGTCATCCTCGCCCTGCACCACCCCGTCGCCGTCGCCGAGGAGGCGGCCGTGCTGGACCTGATGTCGGGCGGCCGCGCCATCCTCGGCGTCGGCCTGGGCTGGGTCGAGGCCGAGTTCGACGGCTTCGGCGTGCCGTACCGGCGGCGGGCGCGGATCTACCAGGAGTCCATCGGCCAGGTCCGCCGCTTGCTGGCCGGCGAGGTCGTCGACGGCGCCGGCCACTACGCGTTCCGCGGCGCCCGGGTGCGCCCGCTGCCGGTCAACCCCGCGGGCGTCCCGCTCTGGCTGGGCGCCCTGGAGGACCCCGGCGTCCGGCGCGCCGCCGCCAGCGGCGACGCGTGGGTGATGCCGCCCGGCCACTCGCTCGACCGGCTGCGCCGGCAGCTCGCGCTGTTCCGCACGGCCCGCGAGTCGGCCGGGCTGGCGCCGGTGACCGAGCAGCCGCTGCGCCGCGAGGCGTTCGTCGCCGAGACCGACGAGCGGGCGTGGGAGCTGTTCGCGCCGGGGCTGCGGCACGAGTACGGCAAGGTCTACCGCCCGCTGCACCCCACCTACCCGGACGACGACTCCCTCGACCACCTCCGCCGCTGGGCCGACGGCCGCTTCCTGGTCGGCTCGCCCGAGACGGTGGCCGCCGACCTGCGCCGCTACGAGGCCGACCTCGGCGTCACCGAGTGCCTCGTCCGCTTCCAGCTCCCGGGCGTGAGCGCCCAGGCGGTCGGCGACGCGCTCGACGGCCTCGCCGAGACGATCGCCCTGCTGGACGCCTGATGCGGCGCCGGCTCAGACCGGCTCGGTCGGCTCGGGCCTTCTCGTGGGCGGGCGTTCCGTTGGCTGGCCGGCCGTCGGCTGGGTCAGCCACGTTCGCCGTCCCCCTGGGGTCGCTTCGCGACGTCGGGTTGGACTTGACCTGCGGCTCCGCGGCCAAGAGCGGGCACCTTTCAGGGGGACGGGGGAGTCTGGGCACGCCTTGGCCACGGCGGCCGTCATCCGGCGCTACGGCGGGTGAGGTGCCCACCACGCGAGTGAAGTCGACGATCCGGAGCCGACTTCGATAGCCAGAACCACGCGAACAGCCCACCAACGGCGCCCAGGACGCGATGCCCGCTATCGAAGACGGGCGAACGGCTGCCGCCGACGTCCTCCGGCGCCACGGCGAGTGACTGTGCCCGCACTTCCCCCGTCCCCCTGAGAACTGGCAGCACCAGGGGAGCGGCCAACCCGGGCCAGCCCGACCAACGCCCGGCAGCGGCGGCTCAGGCGGGCTCGTACATCGAGCGGACCAGCGCCTTGCCGTCGGCCACCAGGCGGCGGCCGCGGGCGAACACGTCGACGATGAGGTCGTCGTCGAGGACGAGGAGGTCGGCGTCGGCGCCGACGCCGAGGTGGCCCTTGCGGTCCAGGCCGAGGGCGCGGGCCGGGTTGCTGGTGACGAACGACAGCGCCAGCTCCAGCGGCACCCCGTGCTCGCGCACCAGCTCGGTCACCGTGTCCCAGAGCCAGCCGAGGCTCTTCTCGTACACGTCGCGGGTGCCGTCGGCGCGCAGGATCGGGACGCTGGCGTTGCCGTCGGTGGTCATGGTCACCAGGCCCGGGTCGACGCCGGCCGCGAGGGTCCGCACGACGGCCTCGGCGGCGGGCACGGCGCGGGGGTGGCCGAAGGCCGGCGTCAGGATCGGGTTGAAGTCGACGTAGCCGCCGGCCGCCGCGACGTCGAGGACGGCCTGCATGGTGTGCTCGGTGTAGTTGCCGTGCGTCGCCTGGAACCGGTGCGCCGGCACGCCGGACGCGCGCATCGCGTGCAGGAACTGCCGGGCCGGGTCGGGCGACTGGCCGAGGTGCGCGTGCAGTAGGCAGGCCTTGCCGGTGGCGCCGGCGAGGTAGTGCAACTGGGCGGCCAGCTCGACCAGCTCCTCGTCGCGGAACGGGGTGGCCTTCACCTCGCCGAGCGCGACCTTCACCCCGATGAACCGCTCGATGGTGAAGAGGTCGCCGAGCAGCGAGCCGGTGACGGTGCGGAACGGCCGCTGGAAGCCGCCGGCCATCGCGTAGGCGGAGATGCCCTCGCTGTCCAGCGCGTACGTCTTCGCCAGCAGCCCTTCGAGGCTCTTGGCCACCATGTCCAGCCCGGGCGGCGCGACGACGGTCGTGATGCCCGCGAGCGCCAGCTCACCGGCCCACAGCTCGGGGATCCGCGACGCGTAGCCCTCGTTGCCGCCACCGCCGATGACGTGCAGGTGGCCGTCGACGAGACCGGGCACGACGCGGCGGCCGGCGGCGTCGAGCTCGACGACGTCCAGCCCGCCCAGGTCGAGGCGTTCGCCGATCGCGACGACCCGGCCGCCGGCGAGCAGGAGGTCGCGGACGCCGATGTCGCCGGGCGCGTGGAGGTGGCCGTTCCTGATGGCGTGGAGGTCGCTCACGGTGTTAATGTAATCCGATTACAAAACCCTGCGCAAGGGAGCCGCCATGCCGGACCAGCTCACCGCGATCACCGCGCGCTGGACCCTGCTGCCGCTGCCGTCCGGGGGAGTGGAGGCGGCCGAGAACGCCACCGTGCTGGTCCGGGGGCACCGCATCGAGGACGTCGTGCGCGGCCCGGCGGTGCAGGCGGACCGGCGGGTCGAGCTGCCGCGCGGAATCGTCCTGCCCGGCTTCGTGAACCTGCACAACCACGCGCTCAACGGCCCGGTGTTCCGCGGCATCGTCGACGATGCCACGGTCGCGGCCGACACCATCGTCTACGACCTGCTGCTGCCGCTCGGCGATCTCGCGGGCGAGGTCCTGACCGACGACGAGTTGCGCGCGGTGTACCGGCTGGCGGTGCTCGAGCTGCTCCGGACCGGGACCACGAGCGTCCTGGACATGCCGCGGGCGCAGCACCACGGGTTCCTCGACGCGGCCGGCGAGCTGGGGCTGCGCGCGTTCGTCGCACCGTACGTCTTCTCCGCGCCCGACGAGGACGCCTCGCTGGCCGCCGCGCTCGCCGTCGCGGACCGCTATGACGGCGGGAGGATCCGGGTCGGGTTCGGGCCGCACGCCACGGACACCTGCTCGCCCCGGCTGCTGCGCCGCATCGCCGCGCTGGCCGCCGAGCGCGACACGTTCGTCAGCATCCACGTCGCGCAGAGCCGCAACGAGGTCGAGCAGGTGCGAGCCCGGCACGGGCGCACCCCGGTCGAGTACCTGCACGACACCGGGCTGCTCGGCCCGCGCACGGTGGTGGCGCACGGGGTCTACGTCGAGGACGGCGACCTCGCCCTGCTCCGCGACTCGGGCGCCACGGTGGCGCACTGCCCGCTGACGTTCGCGCGCAGCGGGGTGACGGTGACGTTCGACCGCTTCCACCGCGCCGGGGTGCGCACCGGCATCGGCACCGACGCGTACAGCTTCGACCACTTCGGCGAGCTGCGCGCCGCCGGCCTGATCGCGAAGCTCAGCAGCGGTGACGGCGCCGTGGCCGACGCGCCGACGCTGCTGGCGGCCGCCACGAGCACCGGCGGCGCCGCGCTGGGTGGCCGCGTCGGTGCGATCGAGCCCGGCCGGCTCGCCGACCTCGTCGGCGTCGACCTGTCCGCGCCGCACCTGCAACCGGTCCGCGATCCGCTGCGCAACCTGGTCTGGAACGCGACCCCGGCCGACGTCGCCTTCGTCATGGTCGACGGCCGGACGGTCGTCGACGGCGGCCGGGTGGCCGGCTGCGACGAGCGCCGGGTCGTCGACGAGGCCGCCGCCGCGGTGGACCGGCTCTGGCACGCGGCCGAGGCCGCCGGCGTCCTGCCGCCGATCGAGAGGACCCCCGCATGACCACCGCCCGTCCACCCGACTTCCTGACCGCGCTGGCCGTCGGCGACCTCAGCGTCTTCCAGCCCGACGACGTGCGCCGCGACGAGCTGCTGGCCGATCTCGTCGCCGCCGCGTGGGGCACGCACGGTGAGTTCATCGACGCCGACCAGTTCCTCACCAAGCCGACGGTGCTGCGGCGGCTGGCCTCGATCCTCGCCGCGCGGGTCCCGGCCGGCGTCGACCGCCTCGTCGGCCGCGACCCGCACTCGCTGGTGCTGGGCGCGGCGCTGGCCCTGGAGACCGGGCTCCCGCTGGTCGTCGCCCGCGTGGTGGAGTCCGGCGACGGGCCGCGGCTGGGCCTGCACGGCGAGCTGCACGCGGGCGAGCGCGTGCTCGTCGTCGAGGGCGTGACGGGCACCGGGGCGTCGGCCGCCGAGGCGGTGCGCGCGGTGCGCGAGCGCGGCGCCGTCGTGGCCGGCGTGCTGGCGGCCGTCGACCGCGGCCACGGCGCCGCCGAGCTGCTGGAGGGCGTCGCGGTGACGCTGGACCGGCTGTTCTCCGACGACGAGCTGCGGCGCACGGCGACCCGCGGCCGGGCGGCGTCATGAGCGCGGTGCGCCCGGCCGACCCGGACCGGCTGTGGTCGACGCTGCAGACGATGGCCGCGTTGAGCGAGCCGGGCCCCGGCGTCACCCGGCTGGCCTACACGCCGCTGGAACGCGAGGCGCACGACCGCTTCGCCGAGTGGATGGCCACGGCCGGCTGCACCATCGCCGTCGATCCCGCCGGCAACACCGTGGCGACCCGTCCGGGCCGGGCGGCGGGTCCGGCCACCGGCACCGGCAGTCACCTGGACTCCGTCTACCACGGCGGCCGCTTCGACGGCATCGCCGGCACGATGGCCGCCGTCGAGGTGGCCCGGCTGCTGCACGAGGCGGGCGCCGAGACCGCGCTGCCGCTGCGCTTCGTCGCCTTCGCCGGTGAGGAGGGCGCCCGCTTCGGCCAGGCCTGCTGCGGCTCCAAGTTGGCCGCCGGGCTGTCGTCGCGGGCCGAGCTGGACGCCCGCCGCGACCGCGACGGCGTCTCGCTGGCCGCGGCCATGGCCGCCGTCGGCCTGGACCCGGACGCAGCGGCCCGGGCCGCGTGGGACCCCGCCGAGTGGTCCGCGTTCGTCGAGCTGCACGTCGAGCAGGGCGCCGTCCTGGAGCGGGCGAAGCTCGACG
This Jiangella alba DNA region includes the following protein-coding sequences:
- a CDS encoding LLM class flavin-dependent oxidoreductase yields the protein MRIGLHYSFQAGPGESGHRVVERGLRDIAAADARGFSSVLFAEHHFLDDGWLPRPMLLAAAAAAVTSRMRIGTDIVILALHHPVAVAEEAAVLDLMSGGRAILGVGLGWVEAEFDGFGVPYRRRARIYQESIGQVRRLLAGEVVDGAGHYAFRGARVRPLPVNPAGVPLWLGALEDPGVRRAAASGDAWVMPPGHSLDRLRRQLALFRTARESAGLAPVTEQPLRREAFVAETDERAWELFAPGLRHEYGKVYRPLHPTYPDDDSLDHLRRWADGRFLVGSPETVAADLRRYEADLGVTECLVRFQLPGVSAQAVGDALDGLAETIALLDA
- a CDS encoding dihydroorotase, with amino-acid sequence MSADVVFRGATTVLPGGTALADVAVTGGVIAAVGGPGTLSAAEVVDVRGRVLLPGAVDVHVHFRQPGFEHKEDFGTGSAAAACGGVTTVCDMPNTHPPVTSAGRFRAKRDLVRGTSHVDYGLWAGGTDVAELAAMAGLGAVGVKVYLNRSHRDDDPYTDELSTPDDDTLRAVFRACAERAVPVAVHVADHEREVALRAELRAAGTADARLVCRSYRGDGVLAALARVLAAAADTGCRVHIAHASLAPVAALDLIAAARRSGVRVTAECGPPALLEDDLARLGVLGVPFAFPASEAETYWAALADGRVDLVATDHAPHSQADKAAGRDDLWAAPPGYPGVETVLPLLVDAVLAGRLSWSRLAALTSAAPARLGGLAGKGAIERGRDADLVVVDPAATTTVDAARLHSRAGWSPFDGRRLAGAVVATYLRGREIARGGELLPGAPAGRFLTPGGRA
- a CDS encoding amidohydrolase family protein; protein product: MPDQLTAITARWTLLPLPSGGVEAAENATVLVRGHRIEDVVRGPAVQADRRVELPRGIVLPGFVNLHNHALNGPVFRGIVDDATVAADTIVYDLLLPLGDLAGEVLTDDELRAVYRLAVLELLRTGTTSVLDMPRAQHHGFLDAAGELGLRAFVAPYVFSAPDEDASLAAALAVADRYDGGRIRVGFGPHATDTCSPRLLRRIAALAAERDTFVSIHVAQSRNEVEQVRARHGRTPVEYLHDTGLLGPRTVVAHGVYVEDGDLALLRDSGATVAHCPLTFARSGVTVTFDRFHRAGVRTGIGTDAYSFDHFGELRAAGLIAKLSSGDGAVADAPTLLAAATSTGGAALGGRVGAIEPGRLADLVGVDLSAPHLQPVRDPLRNLVWNATPADVAFVMVDGRTVVDGGRVAGCDERRVVDEAAAAVDRLWHAAEAAGVLPPIERTPA
- a CDS encoding amidohydrolase family protein translates to MSDLHAIRNGHLHAPGDIGVRDLLLAGGRVVAIGERLDLGGLDVVELDAAGRRVVPGLVDGHLHVIGGGGNEGYASRIPELWAGELALAGITTVVAPPGLDMVAKSLEGLLAKTYALDSEGISAYAMAGGFQRPFRTVTGSLLGDLFTIERFIGVKVALGEVKATPFRDEELVELAAQLHYLAGATGKACLLHAHLGQSPDPARQFLHAMRASGVPAHRFQATHGNYTEHTMQAVLDVAAAGGYVDFNPILTPAFGHPRAVPAAEAVVRTLAAGVDPGLVTMTTDGNASVPILRADGTRDVYEKSLGWLWDTVTELVREHGVPLELALSFVTSNPARALGLDRKGHLGVGADADLLVLDDDLIVDVFARGRRLVADGKALVRSMYEPA
- a CDS encoding phosphoribosyltransferase family protein encodes the protein MTTARPPDFLTALAVGDLSVFQPDDVRRDELLADLVAAAWGTHGEFIDADQFLTKPTVLRRLASILAARVPAGVDRLVGRDPHSLVLGAALALETGLPLVVARVVESGDGPRLGLHGELHAGERVLVVEGVTGTGASAAEAVRAVRERGAVVAGVLAAVDRGHGAAELLEGVAVTLDRLFSDDELRRTATRGRAAS